The following coding sequences lie in one Epinephelus moara isolate mb chromosome 17, YSFRI_EMoa_1.0, whole genome shotgun sequence genomic window:
- the LOC126404372 gene encoding gastrula zinc finger protein XlCGF57.1-like — TDVQQLLVVKEEVPPEQQEWSSSVDQEDPEPPHIKEEQEELWISQEGEQLQGLEEADIPEFPFTIVPVESEDEEEEPQTSQLHQRLIEQMGTEADGEDCGGPEPARNSDPDTHLQPETDDSDDDWTETREYQSGFNFLESYEVPVSDSRVNLKPFRCSECGRRFGHSGNLKTHMRTHTGEKPFSCSVCGKKFAESGNLKIHMRIHTGEKPFCCSECGKRFYHKTHLKRHMITHTGEKPFSCLVCKKSFTQSGNLYTHMRSHTDETPFGCSEYGKRLGPRTHLKQDSSSDTGEKPFSCPAEKSFSVSEHLQTHMMIHTAETPFSCSVCDQRFTWPHQLRDHQCDIHQSDRTHESRTEEKGEAEPPASSSAEQMETEADREDCGGPEPARSSDPEAYLQPETDDKAGESSELETEH; from the exons ACGG acgtccagcagctgttggtggttaaagaagaggttccccctgagcagcaggagtggagctccagtgtggaccaggaggacccagagcccccacacattaaagaggaacaggaggaactctggatcagtcaggagggagagcagcttcaagggctggaggaggccGATATTCCCGAGTTCCCTTTTACTATTGTCCCTGTGGAGagtgaagatgaagaggaggaaccTCAGacctcacagcttcatcaaagacTCATTGAGCAGATGGGAACAGAAGCTGatggagaggactgtggaggaccagaaccagccaggaactcagatccagatacacatttacaacctgagactgatgacagtgaCGATGATTGGACAGAGACCAGAGAGTATCAGTCAGGTTTTAACTTTCTGGAAAGTTATGAAGTCCCCGTAAGTGATTCACGTGTTAATTTGAAACCATTtcgctgctctgagtgtgggagaAGATTTGGTCACAGCGGGAATCTGAAGACACACATGAGGAcgcatacaggagagaaaccattcagctgctctgtgtgtgggaAAAAATTTGCAGAAAGTGGAAATCTGAAGATACACATGAGAATTCATACAGGGGAGAAACCGTtttgctgctctgagtgtgggaaaagattttaCCACAAGACACACCTGAAGAGACACATGATCACTCACACAGGGGAAAAACCTTTCAGCTGCCTAGTTTGTAAGAAATCATTCACACAGAGTGGAAATTTGTACACTCACATGCGAAGCCACACAGATGAAACACCATTTGGCTGCTCTGAGTATGGGAAGAGATTGGGCCCCAGGACACATCTGAAGCAAGACAGCAGCTCTGATACAGGAGAAAAACCTTTCAGTTGCCCAGCTGAGAAATCTTTTTCAGTGAGTGAACATTTACAGACACACATGATGATCCACACAGCAGAGACACCAttcagctgcagtgtttgtgaCCAAAGATTCACTTGGCCTCATCAACTCAGAGACCATCAGTGTGATATTCATCAGTCTGATCGGACTCATGAAAGTCGGACTGAGGAGAAGGGAGAGGCAGAGCctccagccagcagctcagctgaacagatggaaacagaagcagaccgagaggactgtggaggaccagaaccagccaggaGCTCAGATCCAGAAGCATATTTACAGCCTGAGACTGATGACAAGGCTGGAGAGTCTTCTGAACTTGAGACTGAACACTGA